Proteins encoded within one genomic window of Theobroma cacao cultivar B97-61/B2 chromosome 7, Criollo_cocoa_genome_V2, whole genome shotgun sequence:
- the LOC108660412 gene encoding pentatricopeptide repeat-containing protein At1g79080, chloroplastic, which produces MATLLNSMSPMTNPSPETTRKTCGFFYQIPNLHSFSLNKGFTRVLATTQITISPKDSVFTLPNWKTGKNDTKSRELRLNDAFFHMEYMVGKGQKPDVAQATQLLYDLCKANKMKKSIRVLEMMVNSGIIPDAASYTFLVNHLCKRGNVGHAMQLVEKMEAHGYPTNTVTYNSLVRGLCMHGNLNQSLQLLDKLIQRGLVPNAFTYSFLLEAAYKEKGVNEAMKLLDDIIAKGGKPNLVSYNVLLTGLCKEGRTDEAIRFFRNLPAKGFDPNVVSYNILLRNLCYEGRWKEANELLAEMDGEDRSPSVVTYNILIGSLALHGRTEHALDVLDEMIRGRFKATATSYNPIIARLCQEKKVDLVVKCLDQMIYRRCKPNEGTYNATAVLCEQGMVQEAFSIIQSLGSKQSSPPHDFYKSVISSLCRKGNTYPAFQLLYEMTKSGFNPDSYTYSSLIRGLCLEGMLQEALEIVIVMEESNYRPDVDNFNALILGFCKSHRTDLSLKVFEMIIEKGYMPNETTYTILVEGIAHEGKIELAAEVLKELHVREVVSQHAVERLVMQYNLSAIDNI; this is translated from the coding sequence aTGGCAACTTTACTCAACTCCATGTCTCCTATGACAAATCCGTCACCTGAAACAACAAGGAAAACATGTGGGTTCTTTTACCAAATCCCAAACcttcattctttttcactCAACAAGGGTTTTACCAGAGTTTTAGCAACTACCCagatcacaatttctcctaaagaCTCTGTTTTTACTTTACCAAATTGGAAGACAGGGAAGAATGACACTAAAAGTAGGGAACTTAGGCTTAATGATGCTTTTTTTCATATGGAATATATGGTTGGGAAAGGACAGAAACCTGATGTAGCTCAAGCTACACAGCTGTTGTATGATTTGTGCAAGGCTAATAAGATGAAAAAGTCAATTAGAGTGTTGGAGATGATGGTTAATTCTGGTATTATACCTGATGCAGCTTCTTATACTTTCTTGGTCAATCACTTGTGCAAGAGAGGGAATGTTGGACATGCAATGCAGTTAGTGGAAAAAATGGAGGCTCATGGTTACCCAACTAATACTGTTACTTATAATTCTCTAGTTAGAGGGCTTTGTATGCATGGAAACTTGAATCAAAGCTTGCAGCTGTTGGATAAGTTAATACAAAGGGGACTAGTTCCCAATGCGTTCACTTACTCTTTCTTGCTTGAGGCTGCTTATAAGGAAAAAGGAGTAAATGAGGCAATGAAACTTTTGGATGACATTATTGCCAAAGGTGGGAAGCCTAACTTGGTTAGTTACAATGTTTTGTTGACTGGGTTGTGCAAGGAAGGGAGGACTGATGAGGCAATTAGGTTCTTCAGGAATTTGCCTGCTAAAGGATTTGATCCAAATGTTGTGAGTTATAACATTTTGCTAAGGAATTTGTGCTATGAGGGACGGTGGAAAGAAGCAAATGAGCTTTTGgcggagatggatggtgaggATCGTTCTCCTTCTGTAGTTACTTACAATATATTGATTGGTTCTCTTGCCCTTCATGGAAGGACTGAACACGCTCTGGATGTTTTGGATGAGATGATTAGGGGACGTTTTAAGGCCACTGCTACAAGCTATAACCCAATAATTGCTCGTCTTTGCCAAGAGAAGAAAGTGGATCTTGTGGTTAAGTGTCTAGACCAGATGATCTATAGACGTTGTAAACCTAATGAAGGAACGTATAATGCTACTGCTGTGCTCTGCGAGCAGGGAATGGTGCAAGAGGCATTCTCCATAATTCAAAGCTTGGGGAGCAAACAAAGTTCCCCTCCGCATGATTTCTACAAGAGTGTGATTTCTAGCTTATGCAGAAAAGGAAACACATATCCAGCCTTTCAGCTTTTATATGAAATGACAAAGTCTGGGTTCAATCCGGACTCTTACACCTATTCGTCATTAATAAGAGGGTTGTGCTTGGAGGGAATGCTGCAAGAGGCGCTGGAAATTGTCATAGTAATGGAAGAAAGCAATTATAGGCCTGATGTTGACAATTTCAATGCACTTATATTAGGATTCTGCAAATCCCACAGAACTGATCTGTCTTTGAAGGTTTTCGAGATGATAATAGAGAAAGGTTATATGCCAAATGAGACAACTTATACCATTCTTGTGGAAGGGATTGCTCATGAAGGAAAAATAGAGCTGGCAGCAGAAGTATTGAAGGAGTTGCATGTGAGAGAAGTTGTGAGTCAACATGCTGTAGAGAGACTTGTTATGCAGTACAACCTTTCTGCTATAGATaacatttga